From the genome of Leptotrichia sp. oral taxon 847:
GAATGTTATGAAAATTTCTCAAGCTGATGAGGTATACAATTTAGCGGCACAGTCATTCGTTGGAACTTCTTGGGAACAGCCAGTGGCAACAGCTGATATTGATGGGATTGGTGCATTAAATATGTTGGAAGCAATTAGAATTGTAAAGCCAGAGGCAAGATTTTATCAAGCATCTACAAGTGAAATGTTCGGATTAGTTCAAGCGATTCCGCAGACTGAAGATACTCCATTTTATCCAAGAAGTCCATATGGGGTAGCTAAATTATACGGACACTGGATAACTAAAAACTATAGAGAAAGTTATGGTATGTTTTCTTGCTCAGGAATTTTGTTTAATCACGAATCTGAAAGAAGAGGAAAAGAATTTGTAACAAGAAAAATTACAGATGCAGTAGCTAGAATAAAATTGGGAGTTCAAGACGTATTGGAACTTGGAAATCTTGATGCAAAACGTGACTGGGGGCATGCAAAAGACTATGTGAGAGCGATGTGGCTAATGTTGCAGCAGGATAAAGCGGATGACTATGTAATCGCAACAAATGAAACTAGAACAGTTAGAGAATTCGTGGAAACTGCGTTTAAACATGTGAACATAGATATCGTTTGGGAAGGAAAAGATGAGAAAGAAATAGGGAAAGATTCTAAAACTGGAAATGTTATAGTAAGAGTAAATCCTAAGTTTTATAGACCTGCGGAAGTGGATATCTTAATTGGAAAGCCAACAAAAGCTGAAACTAAATTGGGATGGAAAAGAGAAATACCATTTGCCAAATTAGTTGAAAGAATGATAGAAAACGATTTGGAATTAGTCAAAAAAGAAATCAAATTAAAATCACTTTAATTTTAAGGAGAATAAATGAAAGCATTAATAACAGGTGTTGATGGCTTTGTAGGTAAGTATTTATCTGAATATCTTTTGAAACAAAAGTATGAAGTGTATGGTACAACTATTTCAGAAAAATATAAAAATGAAAAAATAAAAATTTATAAAATGAACTTATTGGATGAAAAAGAAGTAAATAAAGTAATTAAGATGATAAAACCAGATAAAATATTTCATTTGGCAGGACAAAGTGCAGTTGGACTTTCGTGGGAAAAACCTGTTTTAACTGTAAATATAAATGTAAATGGAACATTAAATTTACTTGAAGCAGTAAGAAATTACAGCAAAGATTCAAAAATATTAATAGTTGGTTCAAGTGATCAATATGGACCAATAAAGCCAGAAGAGTGCCCAATTAAGGAAAGTAAAATTCAAAATCCTCAAAGTCCATATGGTGTAAGTAAAAAGGCACAGGAAGAAATGTGCAAACTTTATGTAAATGCCTATCATACGAATATAATAATGGTTAGAGCTTTTAATCATATCGGAGCAGGACAAAGTACAAATTTTGTTGTGGCGGATTTTGCAAGTAAAATAGCTCAAATTGAAAAGGGAAGTGAACCTGTGCTAAAAGTGGGAAATTTAGAGACTTTCAGGGATTTTACAGATGTCAGAGATATAGTTAGGGGCTATAGTTTACTTTTAGAAAAAGGGAAAATTGGAGAAATTTATAATATAGGTTCAGGAAAAGAAGTTAAAGTAAGTGAAATTTTAAAAAAATTGATAAGTATGTCAAAAAAAGAAATAAAAATAGAAATTGATCCTAATAAATTTAGACCTGTAGATGTACCACTTGTAGTATGTGATAACAGTAAAATAAAAAAAGATACAGGATGGGAAACAGAGTTCCTTATTGACGATACGTTAGAAGAAGTATTGGAATATTGGAGAAGTGTTATTATAGAAAGGAGAGAATAACAATAGGAGTTATTCAGTTGTTATGTTTGAAAGAATAAAAGAAATTTTAAAATTTAAAGAAATGATAAAAAGTTTCACAATAAGAGAATTAAGAACCAGATATAAAGGTTCTTTTTTGGGTTTTCTTTGGACTTTTGTTAATCCTTTAATGCAATTAATAGTATATTCATTTATGTTTCCTTTTATATTGAAAGTAAGTGAAAAAAATTATACAATGTTTTTATTTGTAGCATTAGTTCCTTGGACTTTTTTTACAACTTCACTTCAAGGGTCATGTAATTTAATAGTAGGTAATAGTAGTTTAGTTACAAAAGTTTATTTTCCAAGAGAAATATTACCATTAACTTATACTTTAAGTGGTCTGTGTAATACATTTTTTAGCTATATAATAGTTTTTCTAATGTTATTGATATTTAAAGTTCCTTTAACCGTGAACTTATTTTGGCTTCCATTAATATTAATAGGTCAAACAGTTTTAAATTTGGGACTGTCTTTAATGGCTGCTAGTATAAATGTTTTTTTTAGAGATTTTGAATATTTAGTTAATGTAGGAATTTTAGCATTATATTTTACAACACCTGTTATGTATAGTATAGATATATTGCCTCAAAATTTACAGAAGGCATTAATGTTTTTTAATCCAATGGTGGGCTATACAATTTTATATCGTGATGTAATGTATTATGGTAAATCTTTAAATACAAGTATAGCTATCCACGTTATTTTATATTCTATTATTGTTTTTATATTAGGATATTTGATATTTCAAAAATTACAAAAAAGATTTTCAGAAATATTATAGCTTAGATTAAGTTTGTAGTATAAAATATTTCAGAAAGTAGAGGTAAATTAATTGAAAGAAACGGTTATCGAAATAAAAAATGTAACAAAAAAATTTAGATTGTATTCTGATAGGCCTACATCTTTAAAAGAAACTGTTATAAAAAAAATGAAAATAAAGTATACGGAATTTTATGCATTAAGAGATATATCTTTTGATGTAAAAAAAGGGAGTACTTTAGGATTAATCGGAACAAATGGAAGCGGAAAAAGTACATTGTTGAAAATAATAAATAGAACAATGTTTCCAGATAAAGGAAAAATAAAAATTAGGGGAAAAGTAGCTAGTTTAATAGAATTGGGTGCAGGGTTTCATCCTGAATTATCAGGAAGAGAAAACATATATAATAATGCCACAATATTTGGGTTTTCGAAAGAAGAAATTGATAAAAGAATGCCAGAAATTATAGCTTTTTCTGAATTAGGAGAATTTATAGATAATGCTTTAAGAACTTATTCTTCTGGGATGTATGCAAGGTTAGCATTTTCAGTGGCAATTCATGTTGATGCTGATATATTATTGGTTGATGAAATATTAGGAGTTGGAGATATAAATTTTCAAGCAAAATGTGCGAATAAAATATATGAAATGAAAAATAAAGGGACAACTATAATTTTGGTAACACATGATATGTCAACTATAGATAGACTTTGTGATTATGCTGTCTGGTTGGATAAAGGAGTAAAA
Proteins encoded in this window:
- the gmd gene encoding GDP-mannose 4,6-dehydratase translates to MKKALITGITGQDGSYLAELLLEKGYEVYGLVRRKSRTSFGNIEHRKDEIKFIYADMIDIVSLVNVMKISQADEVYNLAAQSFVGTSWEQPVATADIDGIGALNMLEAIRIVKPEARFYQASTSEMFGLVQAIPQTEDTPFYPRSPYGVAKLYGHWITKNYRESYGMFSCSGILFNHESERRGKEFVTRKITDAVARIKLGVQDVLELGNLDAKRDWGHAKDYVRAMWLMLQQDKADDYVIATNETRTVREFVETAFKHVNIDIVWEGKDEKEIGKDSKTGNVIVRVNPKFYRPAEVDILIGKPTKAETKLGWKREIPFAKLVERMIENDLELVKKEIKLKSL
- a CDS encoding GDP-mannose 4,6-dehydratase; the encoded protein is MKALITGVDGFVGKYLSEYLLKQKYEVYGTTISEKYKNEKIKIYKMNLLDEKEVNKVIKMIKPDKIFHLAGQSAVGLSWEKPVLTVNINVNGTLNLLEAVRNYSKDSKILIVGSSDQYGPIKPEECPIKESKIQNPQSPYGVSKKAQEEMCKLYVNAYHTNIIMVRAFNHIGAGQSTNFVVADFASKIAQIEKGSEPVLKVGNLETFRDFTDVRDIVRGYSLLLEKGKIGEIYNIGSGKEVKVSEILKKLISMSKKEIKIEIDPNKFRPVDVPLVVCDNSKIKKDTGWETEFLIDDTLEEVLEYWRSVIIERRE
- a CDS encoding ABC transporter permease, which encodes MFERIKEILKFKEMIKSFTIRELRTRYKGSFLGFLWTFVNPLMQLIVYSFMFPFILKVSEKNYTMFLFVALVPWTFFTTSLQGSCNLIVGNSSLVTKVYFPREILPLTYTLSGLCNTFFSYIIVFLMLLIFKVPLTVNLFWLPLILIGQTVLNLGLSLMAASINVFFRDFEYLVNVGILALYFTTPVMYSIDILPQNLQKALMFFNPMVGYTILYRDVMYYGKSLNTSIAIHVILYSIIVFILGYLIFQKLQKRFSEIL
- a CDS encoding ABC transporter ATP-binding protein, translating into MKETVIEIKNVTKKFRLYSDRPTSLKETVIKKMKIKYTEFYALRDISFDVKKGSTLGLIGTNGSGKSTLLKIINRTMFPDKGKIKIRGKVASLIELGAGFHPELSGRENIYNNATIFGFSKEEIDKRMPEIIAFSELGEFIDNALRTYSSGMYARLAFSVAIHVDADILLVDEILGVGDINFQAKCANKIYEMKNKGTTIILVTHDMSTIDRLCDYAVWLDKGVKVAEGNPKTIENAYLKFMAEKQDQNNIKKLTDAEKNKKKITYLGENSGNGDIIFTNYKLLDEKNVDRRSFYIGQKISLKLEYYSNIAPEKIEVNIGFEILTKDGRLIYSSNMKQDNYNMEKLRFKSKGIIELIFDDLKLLPGDYKIGINLTNINSTVCYDCYKEITEFKIYGVSKGAGIVDISHSYKIDGENINKF